The genomic DNA CCGGGCCGGGCGGTGACGCAGATGGCCTACGCCCGCGCCGGCATCGTCACGCCGGAGATGGAGTACATCGCCGTCCGCGAGAATCTGGGCCGCCAGCGGCTGGCCGAAGCGGCGGCGCGGGACGGTGACGACTTCGGCGCCTCGATCCCCGACCACGTGACCCCGGAGTTCGTCCGCGACGAGGTGGCGCGCGGGCGGGCGATCATCCCGTCCAACATCAACCACCCCGAATCGGAGCCGATGATCATCGGCCGCAACTTCCTCACCAAGATCAACGCGAACATCGGCAACTCCGCCGTCGCGTCCTCGGTGGGGGAGGAGGTCGACAAGATGGTCTGGTCGATCCGCTGGGGCGCCGACACCGTGATGGACCTGTCCACCGGCCGCAACATCCACACCACCCGTGAATGGATTCTGCGCAACAGCCCGGTCCCCATCGGCACCGTGCCGATCTATCAGGCGCTGGAGAAGGTCGGCGGCAAGGCCGAGGACCTGACCTGGGAGATTTTCCGCGACACGCTGATCGAGCAGGCGGAGCAGGGGGTGGACTATTTCACCATCCACGCCGGCATCCGTCTGGCGCACATCCCGCTGACCGCCAAGCGCACCACCGGCATCGTGTCGCGCGGCGGCTCGATCATGGCGAAATGGTGCCTGTCCCACCACCGCGAGAGCTTCCTCTACGAGCGGTTCGAGGAGATCTGCGAGATCATGAAGGCGTACGACGTCGCCTTCTCGCTGGGTGACGGCCTGCGCCCCGGCTCCATCGCCGACGCCAACGACGCCGCCCAGTTCGCCGAGCTGGAGACGCTGGGTGAGCTGACCAAGATCGCCTGGAAGCACGACGTGCAGGTGATGATCGAGGGGCCGGGCCATGTGCCCATGCACAAGATCAAGGCCAATGTCGACAAGCAGCTGGCGCTGTGCGGCGAGGCGCCCTTCTACACGCTCGGGCCGCTGACCACCGACATCGCGCCGGGCTACGACCACATCACCAGCGCCATCGGCGCCGCCATGATCGGCTGGTTCGGCACGGCGATGCTCTGCTACGTCACGCCGAAGGAGCATCTGGGGCTGCCGGACCGCGACGACGTCAAGGTGGGGGTGGTCACCTACAAGATCGCCGCCCACGCCGCCGACCTCGCCAAGGGCCATCCCGGCGCCCAGGAACGCGACGATGCCTTGTCGCGCGCCCGCTTCGAGTTCCGCTGGCGCGACCAGTTCCACCTGTCGCTCGACCCGGAGACGGCGGAGCGCTTCCACGACCAGACCCTGCCGGCGGAGGGGGCGAAGGTCGCGCATTTCTGTTCGATGTGCGGGCCGAAATTCTGCTCGATGAAGATCACGCAGGAGGTGCGGGAGTATGCCAACTCCGGCATGGCCGAGATGTCGGAGAGTTTCCGCGCCAAGGGCGGGGAGATCTATCTGGAGGAGGGGCAGGCGGCGGAGTAGCGTCCGAATCGAAAAGGGGGCGCCCTTGCGGACGCCCCCTCGCTTCGGCTCCTTCCCCGGCGGGGGGTGGGGAAGTGAGCGTCAGGGTGTTGCCGTCACGCTCCGGCCGCTGTGCGTACCCAGCGACTCGGCGGCCATGCGGTGGCGCATCGGGCGCAACACGAACAGCGCCAGCACCGCGGCCAGGGCATTGACCCCGGCGGCCAGCAGGAAGACGGCGTGCCAGCTTCCCGTCGCGTCGGCGATGATGTTGGCGAAGGGGATCAGCAGCGCCGCGG from Azospirillum brasilense includes the following:
- the thiC gene encoding phosphomethylpyrimidine synthase ThiC; this translates as MPDTLPPASQKAAPSDHFSVTTGPLPSSSKVHVAGERFPDLRVAMRDIHVGGGEPPVRVYDTSGPYSDPAVQTDIRRGLAELRRSWIEARGDVEAYEGREVRPEDDGLRVGETRAVPVFDRAGRRPLRGKPGRAVTQMAYARAGIVTPEMEYIAVRENLGRQRLAEAAARDGDDFGASIPDHVTPEFVRDEVARGRAIIPSNINHPESEPMIIGRNFLTKINANIGNSAVASSVGEEVDKMVWSIRWGADTVMDLSTGRNIHTTREWILRNSPVPIGTVPIYQALEKVGGKAEDLTWEIFRDTLIEQAEQGVDYFTIHAGIRLAHIPLTAKRTTGIVSRGGSIMAKWCLSHHRESFLYERFEEICEIMKAYDVAFSLGDGLRPGSIADANDAAQFAELETLGELTKIAWKHDVQVMIEGPGHVPMHKIKANVDKQLALCGEAPFYTLGPLTTDIAPGYDHITSAIGAAMIGWFGTAMLCYVTPKEHLGLPDRDDVKVGVVTYKIAAHAADLAKGHPGAQERDDALSRARFEFRWRDQFHLSLDPETAERFHDQTLPAEGAKVAHFCSMCGPKFCSMKITQEVREYANSGMAEMSESFRAKGGEIYLEEGQAAE